The following proteins are co-located in the Sphingorhabdus lutea genome:
- a CDS encoding GumC family protein: MKHEKIIIPDKLSQFLSWARRGKIDDNRLRRYILFVSANIIILWAICLIYLAVAPRYYQSNFTMILPGNGVGSSLNLESIGQASSSSTSAFSSATLSPTESYKRLLLADITMDRATEGLSDEEARTFGKPNVKLVDQTNLIEVSLDATDPKKAQIQARKLRDAFLLGLDNLRQDEAAKREASDRINIARLETKVKEAQARLFEFQGKSGLVSMDQFDSKFTAIENLKERARSLEADANGQHAASGSITSSIQSSPRMARNAMVLKGDPEFQAMLAQHADAKVRYAKASSTLGVNHPEVVEAREQVNSLAGDYRARGSKLTGMRGADVDKFADLSVTDSRSGLMGNMVMQRASASSASSSLSTVRRQLRSLKSETPELIEKAAILAELQRDLRVAEAVFSSALARLDTSKMDPFSSYPLVQILEEPTLAKSPSSPSILMTLVGAIAATIFLLIGFVILWFRPLILDKILPKG, encoded by the coding sequence ATGAAACATGAAAAAATCATCATTCCAGATAAATTATCGCAATTTTTATCATGGGCTAGACGCGGTAAAATTGATGATAACAGATTGCGCCGTTATATTTTATTTGTATCGGCAAATATCATTATTTTATGGGCGATATGTTTAATTTATCTGGCAGTTGCGCCGCGATATTATCAAAGCAATTTCACCATGATTTTGCCCGGCAATGGCGTGGGAAGTTCGTTAAACCTGGAATCAATTGGACAGGCCAGCTCTTCATCAACATCGGCATTTAGCAGCGCGACATTAAGCCCAACCGAAAGCTATAAACGTTTATTATTGGCCGATATTACCATGGATCGAGCCACAGAGGGTTTAAGTGATGAAGAGGCCCGTACTTTTGGCAAGCCAAATGTGAAATTGGTGGACCAAACCAATTTAATTGAAGTGTCATTGGATGCGACAGATCCGAAAAAGGCACAGATACAGGCGCGTAAATTGCGCGATGCATTTTTACTGGGGCTTGACAATTTACGCCAAGACGAAGCTGCGAAACGTGAAGCGAGCGACCGTATCAATATTGCGCGGTTGGAAACAAAGGTAAAGGAAGCACAGGCCAGATTATTTGAATTTCAGGGCAAAAGCGGTCTGGTTTCCATGGACCAATTTGACAGTAAATTTACTGCCATTGAAAATTTAAAAGAACGTGCCCGTTCGTTGGAAGCCGATGCAAATGGCCAACATGCGGCCAGCGGCAGCATCACATCATCCATACAAAGCAGCCCGCGCATGGCCAGAAACGCCATGGTGTTAAAAGGCGACCCTGAATTTCAGGCAATGTTGGCCCAACATGCCGATGCAAAGGTGCGCTATGCCAAGGCAAGCTCAACCTTGGGCGTTAATCACCCCGAGGTGGTAGAGGCACGTGAACAGGTAAATAGCCTGGCCGGGGATTATCGCGCACGCGGCAGCAAACTTACCGGTATGAGGGGGGCAGATGTTGATAAATTTGCCGATTTATCGGTGACGGATTCACGCAGCGGTTTAATGGGTAATATGGTCATGCAACGCGCCAGCGCTAGCTCCGCCTCCTCCAGCCTATCCACGGTTAGACGCCAATTACGTTCATTAAAATCCGAAACGCCTGAATTGATTGAAAAAGCAGCCATATTGGCCGAATTACAACGTGATTTGCGCGTCGCAGAGGCGGTATTTTCATCCGCCTTGGCACGGTTGGATACCAGCAAGATGGATCCATTTTCATCCTATCCATTGGTGCAAATATTGGAAGAGCCGACATTGGCAAAAAGCCCATCCTCGCCATCCATTTTAATGACATTAGTCGGCGCCATTGCGGCAACAATTTTCTTACTTATTGGGTTTGTGATATTATGGTTTCGTCCTCTTATCCTCGACAAGATTTTGCCGAAAGGCTGA
- a CDS encoding HupE/UreJ family protein has translation MNFMSLFWRFVAFSAMILSMPYLAHADELRPGYYEVNQQSASIYHIIWKAPLRTGIGPQSIPIFPKDCILKLTSTSQTPQSVIRKWDARCGLTLVGREIGLSNLEASQTDILVRVQLLGRPIESGRLMASRPFMKILADAGPYQIAVDYFYIGVEHILFGFDHLLFVLCLVLLIRRGRSILIAASAFTLSHSITLVGSSLGYMGLAQRPVEAIIALSIIFLAAEIIAAQRGKVHLTSRRPWIVAFIFGLLHGFGFAGALSEIGLPQTDMPLALLSFNVGVEAGQILVILCALLILALIGKFMAKWQDYIVKCCAYIFGGWASYWFFERIFFS, from the coding sequence ATGAATTTTATGTCATTATTTTGGCGTTTTGTCGCATTTTCTGCGATGATTTTATCTATGCCATATTTGGCCCATGCGGATGAGCTTCGTCCCGGATATTATGAGGTAAATCAACAATCTGCATCAATATATCACATTATCTGGAAAGCCCCTCTGCGCACCGGAATTGGGCCGCAAAGCATTCCCATATTCCCCAAGGATTGCATATTAAAATTAACCTCAACATCACAAACGCCCCAATCGGTCATACGTAAATGGGATGCGCGTTGCGGCTTAACTTTGGTGGGGAGGGAAATTGGATTGTCCAATTTGGAAGCCAGCCAGACCGACATATTGGTGCGCGTGCAATTATTGGGCCGCCCCATTGAAAGCGGCCGTTTAATGGCATCGCGGCCATTTATGAAAATTTTGGCGGATGCTGGCCCTTATCAAATTGCTGTGGATTATTTTTACATTGGGGTGGAGCATATTTTATTTGGGTTTGACCATTTATTATTTGTGCTTTGCCTTGTTCTTCTCATCCGCCGTGGGCGCAGCATTTTAATCGCGGCCAGCGCCTTTACCCTATCCCATTCCATTACATTGGTGGGCAGCAGCCTTGGATATATGGGGTTGGCGCAACGACCCGTAGAGGCGATTATCGCGCTGTCCATCATATTTCTGGCCGCAGAGATTATTGCGGCGCAAAGGGGCAAGGTGCATTTAACATCGCGCCGTCCATGGATTGTGGCCTTTATTTTTGGGTTGTTGCACGGATTTGGATTTGCCGGTGCATTGTCAGAAATTGGCCTGCCGCAGACAGACATGCCGCTTGCCCTATTATCATTTAATGTGGGCGTTGAGGCGGGCCAGATATTGGTGATTCTTTGCGCCTTGTTAATTTTGGCGTTAATCGGGAAATTTATGGCCAAATGGCAGGATTATATTGTTAAATGTTGCGCCTATATTTTTGGAGGCTGGGCCAGCTATTGGTTTTTTGAACGAATATTTTTCTCTTAA
- a CDS encoding SdrD B-like domain-containing protein, with product MRHLAFDNQKTVISSSEQARKLLKRAKWLAGASILAASSTAMAAPSLVVNNVGTPTVVGTGQGKRAIWTNAGTVGSDTIDLVGVITTATLNHTWSTTANRPSITSVGPDDIFIEWRLYRAGTYNITTNSGGVPVVADVHVQFNDVDGPNNERIYLPVCQGDISWVRIDATATTGRAFGAVAGQAETFSLIGDQNYNNQPVSGLEALWKDRSTFTMGRTANSGFLIRFDNPTYSAFDTLDFECADFKPPVTVNDSKEGVPGTSTIVDILDNDSSATLNNNPTNNNSLKASEFARASVNLVPPPSATGIITDSFGDVIGFTVPGEGVWSYSDTTGQLTFTPDPSFVGYASTVNYTVDNALGIQSNQATVTVWYPGIGVTKASTFNDLNGDGYGQVGETINYIYQVKSYGAEPLRNPSLTETTFTGAGTPPTPTYVSGDTNNDGYIGLTETWFYSAVYSLVAGDLSGTGVNNSATASGNTAAGTVVNDVSDSANPADGNNNTKSGPGPGNNDATVTAVPRAPIAASNDTQSGTITNDGQANAFNVLSNDSLKGAAPTPSNVAITVTTPASHAGVTLNTSTGQVSVAPGTPAGNYTINYQICEIGNPTNCANAVATVNVSLRPINADDDSGPSVNSTNGSASLYNVLSNDTFNGGAATTPNVTINVTSPATPAFAGASVPSLNISTGVVSVPAGTPAGTYNIGYEICDSAVPTNCEAAIATIIVTPTPIAASNDSGPAVNGAAGNTNAFNAFTNDSFNGNPVNLSLVTATVTSPATPLSAGAPVPSLNTATGVVSVPAGTPAGSYTIGYRICENANPTNCANASITVQVAASPIAANNDSTPAVNSANGGSNLVNALGNDSLNGAAPTASNVNITVTTPASNAGVTMNTATGQVSVAPGTPAGNYSIGYQICEKLNPSNCAIANVTIPVNVTPIAASADTPPAQNGRTGANDIVNAFTNDSLNGSPVNVADIEATITAPATPLTAGAPVPVMDPATGLVDVPAGTPAGTYTIAYEICEKTNPTNCANSSVTVIVSAAPITALNDNAGTVTTANGGANLINALGNDTLNGSPVALADVNLTVTAPASNAGVTLNTATGQVSVAPGTPAGNYSIGYQICEKLNPTNCQSATIAVVVDVTPLNASNDSPAPVNGANGGNDIINAFANDTLNGAPVNVADISATITAPATPLTAGAPVPVMDPATGLVDVPAGTPAGTYTIAYEICENSNPTNCKTATVQVVVTAAPITADADSPAPVNGATGGNDIINAFANDSLNGAPVNVADIEATVTSPAMPLTAGAPVPVMDPATGLVDVPAGTPAGTYTIAYEICEKLNPNNCASSTVNVVVTAAPITADADSPAPVNGATGGNDIINAFANDSLNGAPVNVADIEATVTSPATPLTAGAPVPVMDPATGLVDVPVGTPAGTYTIAYEICEKLNPNNCATNNVTVVVTAAPIAASNDAVGPVPGISGGSNLINALNNDMLNGASVAIADINVTVTSPASHAGVTLDPATGMVSVAPNTPAGTYTIGYQICEKLNPTNCANAIISVTVDAAPIMADVDSPAPVNGANGGNDIINAFANDSLNGAPVNVADIDATITTPATPATPGAPVPVMDPATGLVDVSVGTPAGTYTIAYEICQKLNPTNCASSNVTIVVEAPEILAANDVPAPVRSGVGNPNAINAFANDILNGSPVDVNDINVTILTPAAHAGVVLDPATGIVSVTANVPDGTYIIEYQICEKLNPTNCKTATVTVVVEPPVSSVTGTVFTDVNGDGVLGPDEPRRAGWIVEIMKDGVVVATTTTDANGDYRVDGLLSGPGYDIVFRNPENNVVYDKIEGVNLVNNTVVIDQNQPIDPSGVIYDSITRNPISGVTVRLLGPDGNPLPSICFVDASQASQTTGASGEYRFDIIPGAAPQCPASETVYTIQVTPPVGFADGSTVLVPLPGPFDPSGLPAPVRISPDATPPQGSDTPFYLSFRLQPGDPDVVNNHIALDPFLNRTPLVVTKTSIKRSASTGDLVPYEITVRNTENAQRAGVDVVDILPAGMKYVLGTASVDGVANEPIATNNNRELRWTGQVIPANGSVRYNLTLVVGAGVTGGEKVNTGLAQNAADFSAISNRGTAVVAIVPSAVFDCSELLGKVFEDRNRNGYQDENEPGIAGVRLATVNGQLITTDEFGRYHIACAAVPDARIGSNFVLKVDTRTLPIGWEVTFDNPKSIRLTRGKFGELNFGVAPREEGAPTNSNGKGE from the coding sequence ATGCGGCATTTAGCCTTTGATAATCAAAAGACAGTCATTTCATCGTCTGAACAGGCACGTAAATTGCTGAAACGGGCAAAATGGCTAGCTGGCGCATCAATATTGGCGGCTAGCAGTACGGCAATGGCTGCACCATCATTGGTTGTTAATAATGTCGGTACACCGACAGTTGTTGGCACTGGTCAGGGCAAAAGAGCCATTTGGACCAATGCAGGCACGGTGGGAAGTGATACAATTGACCTTGTCGGTGTCATCACAACCGCAACCTTAAACCATACATGGAGCACTACAGCCAATCGGCCTTCTATTACTTCCGTGGGGCCGGATGATATTTTCATCGAATGGCGTTTATATCGTGCAGGTACATATAATATCACAACAAATAGCGGCGGTGTGCCAGTGGTTGCCGATGTGCATGTTCAATTTAATGATGTCGATGGCCCAAATAATGAACGTATTTACCTGCCCGTATGTCAAGGTGATATAAGCTGGGTTCGAATTGATGCCACCGCCACCACGGGCCGCGCCTTTGGCGCGGTTGCAGGGCAGGCGGAAACATTCAGCTTAATCGGCGATCAAAATTATAATAACCAGCCTGTATCTGGTTTGGAAGCATTGTGGAAAGACCGCAGCACATTTACCATGGGACGCACTGCGAATAGCGGCTTTTTAATTCGTTTTGACAATCCAACATATAGCGCATTTGACACATTGGATTTTGAATGCGCGGATTTTAAGCCGCCCGTTACGGTTAATGATTCCAAAGAAGGCGTGCCGGGAACGTCAACTATTGTCGATATTTTGGATAATGACAGCTCGGCAACATTAAATAATAACCCCACCAATAATAATAGTTTAAAGGCGTCTGAATTTGCACGCGCATCGGTGAACCTTGTCCCCCCGCCATCCGCAACAGGCATTATCACCGACAGCTTTGGCGATGTAATTGGCTTTACCGTTCCAGGTGAGGGTGTCTGGTCATATAGTGACACAACAGGGCAATTAACATTCACCCCCGATCCAAGCTTTGTTGGCTATGCATCAACTGTAAATTATACCGTGGATAATGCGCTTGGCATCCAATCTAATCAGGCAACAGTAACCGTTTGGTATCCCGGCATTGGCGTGACCAAAGCATCGACATTTAATGATTTAAATGGCGATGGTTATGGCCAAGTTGGTGAAACCATCAATTATATTTATCAAGTAAAATCCTATGGCGCAGAGCCTTTGCGAAACCCCAGCTTAACCGAAACCACATTTACCGGTGCGGGCACGCCCCCAACACCAACCTATGTTTCGGGCGATACCAATAATGATGGATATATCGGCCTTACCGAAACATGGTTTTACAGCGCTGTTTATTCCCTTGTCGCGGGCGATTTAAGCGGAACGGGCGTTAATAATAGCGCGACTGCAAGCGGTAATACGGCTGCTGGAACAGTGGTAAATGATGTTTCGGACAGCGCCAACCCCGCCGATGGCAATAATAATACCAAATCCGGCCCTGGACCTGGCAATAATGACGCAACTGTCACCGCCGTGCCGCGTGCGCCCATTGCGGCAAGCAATGACACACAATCAGGCACCATCACAAATGATGGACAGGCCAATGCATTTAATGTTTTAAGCAATGATAGTTTGAAGGGCGCTGCGCCAACTCCATCAAATGTTGCGATTACTGTTACCACCCCTGCATCCCATGCGGGCGTGACGTTGAACACATCAACTGGACAAGTTAGCGTTGCCCCCGGCACACCAGCAGGCAATTATACAATAAATTATCAAATTTGCGAAATTGGCAACCCCACCAATTGTGCCAATGCGGTTGCCACAGTCAATGTTTCATTGCGTCCGATAAATGCGGATGACGATAGCGGCCCATCGGTGAACAGCACCAATGGCTCTGCATCACTATATAATGTGTTGAGCAATGATACATTTAATGGCGGGGCGGCAACAACGCCGAATGTCACCATCAATGTGACTTCACCCGCGACCCCTGCCTTTGCCGGCGCATCTGTGCCATCGTTAAATATATCAACGGGCGTTGTTTCTGTGCCAGCTGGAACACCGGCGGGCACATATAATATTGGATATGAAATTTGCGACAGCGCGGTGCCAACCAATTGTGAGGCCGCTATTGCGACAATTATCGTCACCCCGACCCCCATTGCGGCAAGTAATGACAGCGGCCCTGCGGTAAATGGTGCGGCGGGCAATACAAATGCTTTCAATGCCTTTACCAATGATAGCTTTAATGGCAATCCAGTGAACCTGTCGCTGGTCACCGCAACGGTAACCAGCCCTGCGACTCCGCTGTCTGCGGGTGCACCAGTGCCATCATTAAACACGGCAACGGGTGTGGTTTCTGTTCCTGCGGGCACACCAGCGGGCAGCTATACCATTGGCTATCGAATTTGCGAAAATGCCAATCCAACCAATTGTGCCAATGCCAGCATCACGGTGCAGGTGGCAGCTTCACCAATTGCGGCCAATAATGACAGCACGCCAGCGGTGAATAGCGCAAATGGCGGCAGCAATTTGGTAAATGCCCTTGGCAATGATAGTTTAAATGGTGCTGCCCCAACTGCATCAAATGTTAATATCACTGTGACTACACCGGCCAGCAATGCGGGCGTTACCATGAACACCGCCACGGGTCAGGTAAGCGTTGCCCCCGGCACGCCAGCGGGCAATTATAGCATTGGTTATCAAATTTGCGAAAAATTAAATCCAAGCAATTGTGCGATTGCCAATGTAACAATTCCAGTAAATGTGACCCCGATTGCGGCAAGTGCAGACACGCCGCCCGCCCAAAATGGCCGCACCGGCGCAAATGATATTGTTAACGCCTTTACCAATGATAGCTTAAATGGTTCTCCGGTCAATGTGGCGGATATTGAAGCGACCATAACCGCGCCAGCAACGCCATTAACCGCAGGTGCGCCTGTTCCCGTGATGGATCCCGCCACCGGATTGGTGGATGTGCCAGCAGGCACTCCAGCAGGCACTTATACCATTGCCTATGAAATTTGCGAAAAAACAAATCCCACCAACTGCGCGAATAGCAGCGTGACCGTTATCGTCTCGGCCGCGCCAATTACGGCGTTGAACGATAATGCTGGAACGGTAACAACCGCAAATGGCGGCGCGAACCTTATCAATGCTCTTGGCAATGATACATTAAATGGTTCACCTGTTGCCTTGGCGGATGTGAACTTAACCGTAACTGCACCAGCCAGCAATGCGGGCGTTACATTAAACACCGCCACGGGTCAGGTAAGCGTCGCCCCTGGCACACCAGCGGGCAATTACAGCATTGGCTATCAAATTTGTGAAAAGTTAAACCCGACCAACTGCCAAAGTGCAACCATTGCCGTGGTTGTGGATGTTACCCCATTAAATGCCAGCAATGATAGCCCCGCCCCCGTTAATGGTGCAAATGGCGGTAATGATATTATCAATGCTTTTGCCAATGACACATTAAATGGTGCGCCGGTCAATGTTGCGGATATTAGCGCGACCATAACCGCGCCCGCAACGCCATTAACCGCAGGTGCGCCTGTTCCTGTCATGGACCCTGCAACCGGATTGGTTGATGTTCCGGCCGGAACACCGGCAGGCACTTATACCATTGCTTATGAAATTTGTGAAAATTCAAATCCGACCAATTGCAAAACCGCAACAGTTCAGGTGGTGGTAACCGCCGCGCCAATTACGGCAGATGCGGACAGCCCAGCACCCGTTAATGGTGCGACAGGCGGCAATGATATTATCAATGCCTTTGCCAATGACAGCTTAAACGGTGCGCCGGTCAATGTCGCCGATATTGAAGCCACTGTTACATCGCCCGCAATGCCATTAACCGCAGGTGCGCCTGTTCCCGTGATGGACCCCGCCACCGGATTGGTGGATGTGCCAGCAGGCACTCCCGCAGGCACTTATACCATTGCTTATGAAATTTGTGAGAAGTTAAACCCCAATAATTGCGCAAGCAGCACGGTCAATGTGGTGGTAACCGCCGCGCCAATTACGGCAGATGCGGACAGCCCAGCACCCGTTAATGGTGCGACAGGCGGCAATGATATTATCAATGCCTTTGCCAATGACAGCTTAAACGGTGCGCCGGTCAATGTCGCCGATATTGAAGCCACTGTTACATCGCCCGCGACGCCATTAACTGCAGGTGCGCCTGTTCCCGTGATGGACCCTGCCACCGGATTGGTGGATGTGCCGGTTGGCACGCCAGCAGGCACTTATACCATTGCTTATGAAATTTGTGAGAAGTTAAACCCCAATAATTGCGCGACCAATAATGTGACCGTGGTGGTAACCGCTGCGCCAATTGCCGCGAGCAATGATGCGGTTGGCCCTGTTCCTGGCATATCAGGCGGTTCAAATCTTATCAATGCGCTTAATAATGATATGTTAAACGGTGCATCGGTTGCCATCGCAGATATAAATGTAACCGTGACCAGCCCAGCCAGCCATGCAGGCGTTACTTTGGACCCCGCAACTGGCATGGTCAGCGTTGCGCCAAACACACCAGCAGGCACATATACCATTGGCTATCAAATTTGTGAGAAGTTAAACCCCACAAATTGCGCCAATGCCATTATTTCGGTGACCGTGGATGCCGCGCCAATTATGGCGGATGTGGATAGCCCCGCACCAGTAAATGGTGCAAATGGCGGTAATGATATTATCAATGCCTTTGCCAATGACAGCTTAAACGGTGCGCCCGTCAATGTGGCGGATATTGACGCGACCATTACGACCCCAGCAACGCCTGCTACCCCCGGTGCGCCTGTTCCTGTCATGGACCCTGCAACCGGATTGGTTGATGTGTCGGTTGGCACGCCCGCAGGCACTTATACCATTGCCTATGAAATTTGTCAGAAGTTAAACCCCACCAATTGTGCAAGCAGTAATGTAACCATAGTGGTTGAGGCGCCAGAAATATTGGCGGCAAATGATGTTCCTGCTCCGGTAAGAAGCGGCGTAGGCAATCCCAATGCAATTAACGCCTTTGCCAATGATATATTGAACGGTTCGCCTGTCGATGTGAATGACATAAATGTCACCATTTTGACACCGGCGGCACATGCTGGCGTGGTGCTTGATCCCGCAACGGGTATAGTGTCGGTGACGGCAAATGTGCCCGATGGCACATATATTATTGAATATCAAATTTGTGAAAAATTAAATCCCACCAATTGCAAAACTGCAACGGTGACGGTAGTTGTTGAACCTCCGGTCAGTTCCGTCACCGGTACCGTGTTCACCGATGTTAATGGTGATGGTGTGCTCGGCCCTGATGAGCCACGCCGTGCAGGTTGGATTGTTGAAATTATGAAGGACGGTGTTGTTGTGGCCACCACCACAACCGACGCCAATGGCGACTATCGTGTCGATGGGCTTTTATCCGGCCCTGGATATGATATTGTTTTCCGTAATCCAGAAAATAATGTTGTTTATGATAAGATTGAGGGTGTCAATCTTGTCAATAACACGGTTGTTATTGATCAAAACCAACCCATTGATCCATCGGGCGTTATTTACGATTCCATCACCCGTAACCCAATTTCCGGCGTTACGGTCCGCTTGCTTGGTCCAGATGGCAATCCATTGCCCTCCATTTGCTTTGTTGATGCGTCACAGGCAAGCCAAACAACCGGAGCAAGCGGCGAATATCGTTTTGATATTATTCCAGGTGCTGCACCGCAATGTCCAGCAAGTGAAACGGTTTATACTATCCAAGTAACTCCGCCAGTTGGATTTGCCGATGGTTCAACAGTGTTGGTGCCATTGCCTGGTCCATTCGACCCAAGTGGCCTGCCTGCGCCAGTTCGCATCTCACCCGATGCAACCCCACCACAAGGGTCGGACACGCCATTTTACCTTAGCTTCCGGTTGCAACCGGGCGATCCTGATGTGGTTAATAATCATATCGCGCTTGATCCATTTTTGAACCGCACGCCATTGGTGGTCACCAAAACCAGCATTAAACGTTCGGCCAGCACAGGCGACTTAGTCCCCTATGAAATCACCGTGCGTAACACCGAAAATGCACAACGCGCTGGTGTTGATGTTGTCGATATTTTACCAGCGGGCATGAAATATGTGCTGGGCACGGCGTCGGTAGATGGTGTTGCCAATGAACCAATTGCCACAAATAATAATCGAGAGCTGCGTTGGACAGGTCAGGTGATACCGGCAAATGGTTCGGTGCGGTATAATTTAACCCTTGTTGTGGGTGCGGGCGTTACCGGCGGTGAAAAGGTGAATACCGGACTTGCCCAAAATGCTGCGGATTTCAGTGCCATTTCCAACCGTGGTACGGCCGTAGTGGCCATTGTGCCCAGCGCGGTTTTTGATTGTTCTGAACTGCTTGGCAAGGTGTTTGAAGATAGAAACCGTAATGGATATCAAGATGAAAATGAGCCTGGCATAGCTGGTGTTCGTTTGGCCACGGTCAACGGCCAATTGATAACCACCGACGAATTTGGCCGTTATCATATTGCCTGTGCCGCGGTGCCAGATGCACGTATCGGTTCAAACTTTGTTTTGAAAGTGGACACACGAACCCTGCCTATTGGTTGGGAGGTCACTTTTGATAATCCAAAATCAATCCGTCTGACCCGAGGTAAATTTGGTGAGTTAAACTTTGGTGTCGCACCACGTGAAGAGGGCGCTCCTACAAACAGCAATGGAAAAGGGGAGTAA
- a CDS encoding polysaccharide biosynthesis/export family protein, producing the protein MKQDQIYTYIAMICGLFSLSGCVTVQKPHNPVGAYWMPEQIDPVHDDRYDVEYANRANLTCHKKIFQPSDLGLTGAEDRSIISATPILGSGDQLAVRILGDKDRLSNIYVINADGNLYLPGLPPINIAGQNVMAAERTITNFMVAQGMARPLSSIVQLILVEHGSINVQMSGAVFSPGNRRVAERSAESKAASSLRMAIGDFNGMRTVAPALQAAGGVRPDANISQIYIVRNNKWAVVDMSAVLSGGNVPDIALADGDRIIVPSRNCADKDLIRPSAITAPGIRIFISNLTRSANNNAGAAIGKESTSLPYGTTMMDALVSGNCVGGSAMASDRWAVLVSRNPINGQSIVIRRRIEDLIHRADRDFVTPYLMPNDSVACYDSGMTNFREILGMMTDTVTPAIILSKVAQ; encoded by the coding sequence ATGAAACAGGACCAAATTTATACATATATTGCCATGATATGCGGCTTATTTTCCTTAAGCGGCTGTGTCACCGTGCAAAAACCGCATAATCCGGTTGGCGCTTATTGGATGCCGGAACAAATAGACCCTGTTCATGATGATCGATATGATGTCGAATATGCAAATCGGGCAAATTTAACCTGTCACAAAAAAATATTTCAGCCAAGCGACCTTGGCCTTACCGGCGCAGAGGATAGATCCATTATTTCCGCCACCCCCATTTTAGGCAGCGGCGACCAACTGGCGGTGCGGATATTGGGTGATAAGGACAGATTGTCCAATATTTATGTTATTAACGCCGATGGCAATTTATATCTTCCTGGATTGCCACCGATCAATATTGCCGGACAAAATGTGATGGCGGCGGAACGAACAATCACTAATTTTATGGTGGCACAGGGCATGGCGCGGCCATTAAGCTCTATTGTACAATTGATATTGGTGGAGCATGGTTCGATAAATGTGCAGATGAGCGGCGCAGTGTTTAGCCCGGGCAATCGCCGGGTTGCGGAACGCAGCGCCGAAAGCAAGGCAGCATCGTCCCTGCGTATGGCAATTGGTGATTTTAACGGCATGCGCACGGTGGCCCCCGCATTACAGGCGGCGGGCGGGGTGCGACCCGATGCCAATATTTCGCAAATTTATATCGTGCGGAACAATAAATGGGCGGTGGTTGATATGTCGGCGGTTTTAAGCGGCGGCAATGTGCCTGATATTGCCCTTGCCGATGGAGATAGGATTATCGTGCCCAGCAGAAATTGTGCGGACAAGGATTTAATCCGGCCAAGCGCGATTACTGCACCGGGCATTCGTATTTTCATCTCTAACCTGACCCGTTCGGCAAATAATAATGCGGGCGCGGCCATTGGCAAAGAAAGCACCAGCCTGCCCTATGGCACCACAATGATGGATGCATTGGTCAGCGGCAATTGTGTGGGCGGGTCGGCCATGGCGTCGGACCGTTGGGCGGTTTTGGTGTCGCGTAACCCCATAAATGGGCAAAGCATTGTCATTCGGCGGCGTATAGAGGATTTAATCCACCGCGCCGATCGTGATTTTGTGACCCCATATTTAATGCCCAATGATTCAGTCGCCTGTTATGACAGCGGCATGACCAATTTTCGGGAAATTTTGGGCATGATGACCGACACAGTCACCCCAGCGATTATTTTAAGCAAGGTGGCACAATGA